One Mycobacterium sp. SMC-4 DNA window includes the following coding sequences:
- the glmS gene encoding glutamine--fructose-6-phosphate transaminase (isomerizing), translated as MCGIVGYVGHRGACDIVVNALRRMEYRGYDSAGVALLDGHGGLTVRRRAGRLANLEEAIAEAGAGSLTGSAGLGHTRWATHGRPTDRNAHPHRDVDGKVAVVHNGIIENFAALRAELETAGVEFASDTDTEVAVHLVAREYAGGEHAGDFGAAVLAVLRRLEGHFTLVFAHADQPGTIVAARRSTPLVLGVGDGEMFVGSDVAAFIEHTRDAVELGQNQAVVVTADGYRISDFDGNIAVPGRDYRTFHIDWDTSAAEKGGYEYFMLKEIAEQPAAVSDTLLGHFADNRIVLDEQRLSDQELREIDKVFVVACGTAYHSGLLAKYAIEHWTRLPVEVELASEFRYRDPVLDSHTLVVAISQSGETADTLEAVRHAKEQKAKVLAVCNTNGSQIPRECDAVLYTRAGPEVGVASTKTFLAQIAANYLVGLALAQARGTKYPDEVAREYHDLEAMPDLIARVIAAADSVSELAQRFAGSQTVLFLGRHVGYPVALEGALKLKELAYMHAEGFAAGELKHGPIALIEDDLPVIVVMPSPKNAAMLHAKLLSNIREIQARGAVTIVIAEEGDDTVRPYADHLIEIPAVSTLFQPLLSTIPLQFFAAGVAQARGYDVDKPRNLAKSVTVE; from the coding sequence ATGTGCGGAATCGTCGGCTACGTCGGGCACCGAGGTGCCTGCGACATTGTCGTCAACGCGCTGCGCCGCATGGAGTACCGAGGTTACGACTCGGCCGGCGTTGCGCTGCTCGACGGCCACGGTGGCCTGACCGTCCGTCGCCGGGCGGGTCGGCTGGCCAACTTGGAAGAGGCCATCGCCGAGGCCGGGGCCGGCAGTCTGACCGGCTCGGCCGGCCTGGGTCACACTCGCTGGGCCACCCACGGTCGCCCTACCGATCGCAACGCCCACCCGCACCGCGACGTCGACGGCAAGGTGGCGGTGGTGCACAACGGCATCATCGAGAACTTCGCGGCGCTGCGCGCCGAACTTGAGACCGCCGGTGTGGAGTTCGCCAGCGACACCGACACCGAGGTCGCGGTGCACCTGGTGGCCCGCGAATACGCCGGCGGTGAGCACGCCGGCGATTTCGGCGCCGCGGTGCTGGCCGTGCTGCGTCGCCTCGAGGGCCATTTCACCCTGGTATTCGCCCACGCCGACCAGCCGGGCACCATCGTTGCCGCCCGGCGCAGTACCCCGCTGGTGCTCGGCGTCGGCGACGGTGAGATGTTCGTCGGCTCCGACGTCGCCGCGTTCATCGAGCACACCCGCGACGCCGTCGAGCTGGGCCAGAACCAGGCCGTGGTGGTGACCGCCGACGGGTACCGGATCAGCGACTTCGACGGCAACATCGCCGTGCCGGGACGTGACTACCGAACCTTCCACATCGACTGGGACACCTCGGCCGCCGAGAAGGGCGGCTACGAGTACTTCATGCTCAAGGAGATCGCCGAGCAGCCCGCCGCGGTGTCGGACACCCTGCTCGGGCACTTCGCCGACAACCGCATCGTGCTCGACGAGCAGCGCCTGTCGGATCAGGAGCTGCGCGAGATCGACAAGGTCTTCGTGGTGGCCTGCGGCACCGCGTATCACTCCGGACTGCTGGCCAAGTATGCGATCGAGCATTGGACCCGGCTGCCGGTCGAGGTCGAGCTGGCCAGCGAATTCCGTTACCGCGACCCGGTTCTGGACAGTCACACGCTGGTCGTGGCGATCTCGCAGTCCGGCGAGACCGCCGACACGCTGGAGGCGGTGCGCCACGCCAAGGAGCAGAAGGCCAAGGTGCTCGCCGTCTGCAACACCAACGGCAGTCAGATTCCGCGCGAGTGCGACGCGGTGCTCTACACCCGCGCCGGCCCGGAGGTCGGTGTCGCCTCGACCAAGACGTTCCTGGCCCAGATTGCCGCCAACTACCTGGTCGGACTGGCGCTGGCGCAGGCCCGGGGCACCAAATACCCCGACGAGGTGGCCCGCGAATACCACGATCTGGAAGCCATGCCGGATCTGATCGCCCGGGTCATCGCCGCCGCCGATTCGGTGTCGGAGTTGGCGCAGCGCTTCGCCGGGTCGCAGACCGTGCTGTTCCTCGGACGCCACGTCGGCTACCCGGTGGCGCTGGAGGGGGCGCTCAAGCTCAAAGAGTTGGCCTACATGCACGCCGAGGGCTTCGCCGCCGGTGAACTCAAGCACGGACCGATCGCACTGATCGAGGACGATCTGCCGGTGATCGTGGTGATGCCTTCGCCGAAGAACGCCGCAATGCTGCACGCGAAGCTGTTGAGCAACATCCGCGAGATCCAGGCCCGCGGGGCGGTGACCATCGTCATCGCCGAGGAGGGCGACGACACTGTGCGCCCCTACGCCGACCATCTGATCGAAATCCCGGCGGTGTCAACGCTGTTCCAGCCGCTGCTGTCGACCATCCCGCTGCAGTTCTTCGCCGCCGGGGTGGCCCAGGCCCGCGGGTACGACGTCGACAAGCCGCGCAATCTCGCGAAATCGGTCACCGTCGAGTAG
- a CDS encoding TetR/AcrR family transcriptional regulator — MVRTAAFATRRRTELFDALVELFLAEGFAHLTLDDIAARLRCSKSTLYTLAASKEQLVQAATVHFFRAAADEVEGRVAEVDGARDRITAYLTAVGAALDRASDQFMIDLDAFAPARQTYEHNTGIAARRVQELIAEGVAAGDFRDVHAAFAADLAATAMVRIQQRVVQQNTGLDDAAAYRELAAILTGGMQA; from the coding sequence ATGGTCCGGACTGCTGCGTTCGCCACCCGTCGTCGCACCGAACTGTTCGACGCGCTGGTCGAACTGTTCCTGGCCGAGGGATTCGCCCACCTGACCCTCGATGACATCGCAGCCCGGTTGCGGTGTTCGAAATCGACGTTGTACACCCTGGCCGCCAGCAAGGAGCAGCTCGTCCAGGCAGCCACCGTGCACTTCTTCCGCGCCGCTGCCGACGAGGTGGAGGGTCGGGTCGCCGAGGTCGACGGTGCCCGCGACCGCATCACCGCCTATCTCACCGCGGTCGGCGCCGCACTGGACCGCGCCTCGGATCAGTTCATGATCGACCTCGACGCGTTCGCGCCGGCCCGGCAGACCTACGAGCACAACACCGGCATCGCCGCGCGCCGGGTGCAGGAGCTGATTGCCGAAGGTGTTGCGGCAGGAGACTTCCGTGACGTGCACGCCGCGTTCGCCGCCGACCTCGCGGCGACGGCGATGGTGCGCATCCAGCAGCGGGTGGTACAGCAGAACACCGGGCTCGACGACGCCGCCGCCTACCGCGAACTGGCCGCCATCCTCACCGGCGGCATGCAGGCCTGA
- a CDS encoding alpha/beta fold hydrolase, with product MASKVGQFVTGRREHYLRAYRAGMAELPTVDAEADVSTSFGRVRTYQFGAHHDSTPVVLLPGRNAATPMWRANLAGLTARRRVYSVDLLGEAGLSVQTRPITGAQDQAQWLADTLGGLELDRAHLMGVSIGGWAAANFAARFGDRVASLVLLEPVNTFGPIPLRTLALSAVLVLPGVPQPIRRWFLSWLSGGADLEQAAPEARLIDAAMTDFTLRLPPPTRITNDQLRALSMPVLAFLGGRSVMLDAERAARCAQELLPHSEIHIYPEASHAINGECAAEIERRAVAFWDAWAP from the coding sequence GTGGCGAGCAAGGTCGGACAGTTCGTCACTGGCCGGCGCGAGCACTACCTGCGTGCCTACCGCGCCGGCATGGCCGAGCTGCCGACCGTTGACGCCGAAGCCGACGTCTCGACCTCCTTCGGTCGGGTGCGCACCTATCAGTTTGGTGCACACCATGATTCGACACCGGTGGTGCTGCTGCCCGGGCGTAACGCGGCCACGCCGATGTGGCGGGCCAACCTCGCCGGCTTGACTGCGCGACGTCGGGTGTACAGCGTGGACCTCCTCGGAGAGGCGGGCCTGAGCGTGCAGACGCGCCCGATCACCGGCGCCCAGGATCAGGCGCAGTGGCTCGCCGACACCCTCGGCGGACTCGAGCTCGACCGCGCACACCTGATGGGTGTGTCCATCGGCGGATGGGCCGCGGCCAATTTCGCGGCCCGGTTCGGGGACCGGGTCGCCTCGCTGGTGCTGCTCGAGCCGGTGAACACCTTCGGGCCGATCCCGTTGCGCACACTGGCGCTGTCGGCGGTGCTGGTGCTGCCCGGCGTGCCCCAACCGATCCGACGGTGGTTCCTGAGCTGGCTGTCCGGCGGCGCCGATCTCGAGCAGGCGGCACCCGAGGCCCGGTTGATCGACGCCGCGATGACCGACTTCACCCTGCGACTACCGCCCCCGACGAGAATCACCAACGACCAACTGCGCGCGTTGTCGATGCCGGTGCTGGCTTTTCTCGGTGGCCGCAGCGTCATGCTGGACGCCGAGCGCGCGGCACGGTGTGCTCAGGAACTACTGCCACACAGCGAAATTCACATCTACCCCGAGGCTTCTCACGCGATCAACGGCGAGTGCGCTGCCGAGATCGAGCGCCGGGCGGTGGCCTTCTGGGATGCTTGGGCGCCCTGA
- a CDS encoding LLM class F420-dependent oxidoreductase, which yields MRTGIFLGYAGGFLEAVDEVVELEKVGVDLALVAEAYSYDAISQLGFLAARTSRIELGTGVVPIYTRTPALMAMTAAGLDYVCGGRFRLGLGTSGPQVIEGFHGVGFDAPLGRTREVVEICRQVWRRERLTYPGKYYQLPLPAERGTGLGKPLKLINHPVREQIPITIAALGPKNVELTAEIAQGWQPVFFYPEKAGEVWGDALRSGASRRDPALGPLDVMVSASLAIGDDVDDRLAWAKPQLALYIGGMGARGRNFYHSLATRYGFGEVADHIQDLYLAGKKAEAIDAVPDDLVRRVSLVGPASYVKERIAAFAEAGVTTLLVHPLSTERRETVEFVEQLHNLLP from the coding sequence ATGCGGACGGGCATCTTCCTCGGGTATGCGGGCGGCTTCCTGGAAGCCGTCGACGAAGTCGTCGAACTCGAGAAGGTCGGCGTGGACCTCGCGCTGGTGGCCGAGGCGTATTCCTACGACGCGATCAGCCAACTCGGCTTCCTGGCAGCGCGCACGTCGCGCATCGAGCTCGGCACCGGTGTGGTGCCGATCTACACCCGCACCCCGGCGCTGATGGCGATGACAGCCGCCGGGCTGGACTACGTCTGCGGCGGCAGGTTCCGGCTCGGATTGGGCACCTCCGGCCCCCAGGTGATCGAGGGCTTCCACGGTGTCGGGTTCGACGCACCGCTGGGACGCACCCGTGAAGTGGTCGAGATCTGTCGGCAGGTGTGGCGTCGCGAGCGCTTGACCTACCCGGGCAAGTACTACCAGCTACCACTGCCGGCCGAGCGCGGAACCGGATTGGGCAAGCCGCTGAAACTGATCAATCACCCTGTCCGCGAACAGATTCCGATCACCATCGCGGCGCTGGGGCCCAAGAACGTCGAGCTGACCGCCGAGATCGCCCAGGGCTGGCAGCCGGTCTTCTTCTACCCCGAGAAGGCCGGCGAGGTCTGGGGGGACGCGCTGCGCTCCGGAGCGTCCCGGCGCGACCCGGCGCTGGGACCGCTGGACGTGATGGTCAGCGCGAGCCTGGCCATCGGCGATGACGTCGACGATCGATTGGCCTGGGCGAAACCGCAATTGGCGCTCTACATCGGCGGCATGGGTGCGCGCGGCCGCAACTTCTACCATTCGCTGGCCACTCGCTACGGCTTCGGCGAGGTGGCCGACCACATCCAGGACCTGTACCTGGCGGGCAAGAAGGCCGAAGCGATCGACGCGGTCCCCGACGATCTGGTCCGGCGGGTGTCGCTGGTCGGCCCGGCGTCCTACGTCAAGGAGCGGATCGCGGCCTTCGCCGAGGCCGGGGTCACGACGCTGCTGGTGCATCCCCTGTCCACCGAGCGGCGCGAGACCGTGGAGTTCGTCGAGCAGCTGCACAATCTGCTGCCGTAG
- a CDS encoding carbohydrate ABC transporter permease has protein sequence MTRPRRLEILRIAVLTATFLFVLFPIVWVALASLKTPAQMSEPFLFVFRPTMQNWQSVLESGILAAAGRSLVVGLTTVTVSLVVGSMGAYVIAKFRAGGSLTRFGMLAAQVVPPAVMVFPFLTMAQALRMTDTLAPVIFAHLSFVLPLVTWFLIGFFEAVPSSLEEQARVDGFTRWQAFRLVVLPQVYPGIGAAGIFGFTLSWNDMFYGLILAPGNAAILPVAISNFNTFRGVQIGAMSAAIMIAIIPVVVASFFIQRRLVQGISGGAVKY, from the coding sequence ATGACCCGCCCCCGCCGGCTGGAGATCCTCCGGATCGCTGTCCTGACCGCCACATTCCTGTTCGTGCTGTTCCCGATCGTGTGGGTGGCGCTGGCGAGCCTCAAGACCCCAGCGCAGATGTCCGAGCCGTTCCTGTTCGTCTTCCGCCCGACGATGCAGAACTGGCAGTCGGTGCTGGAGTCGGGGATCCTGGCCGCGGCCGGGCGCAGCCTGGTCGTCGGGCTCACCACGGTCACCGTGAGCCTGGTGGTGGGCAGCATGGGCGCCTACGTCATTGCCAAGTTCCGCGCCGGGGGTTCACTGACCCGCTTCGGCATGTTGGCCGCACAGGTCGTGCCGCCCGCGGTGATGGTCTTCCCGTTCCTGACGATGGCACAGGCCCTGCGGATGACCGACACGCTGGCCCCGGTGATCTTCGCCCACCTGAGTTTCGTTCTGCCCCTGGTGACCTGGTTTCTGATCGGCTTCTTCGAAGCGGTCCCGTCATCGTTGGAGGAGCAGGCCCGCGTCGACGGGTTCACCCGCTGGCAGGCGTTTCGGCTGGTGGTGTTGCCGCAGGTGTACCCGGGTATCGGTGCTGCGGGGATCTTCGGGTTCACGCTGTCGTGGAACGACATGTTCTACGGACTGATCCTGGCCCCCGGCAACGCTGCCATCCTGCCGGTGGCGATCTCGAACTTCAACACGTTCCGGGGCGTGCAGATCGGTGCGATGAGCGCGGCGATCATGATCGCCATCATCCCGGTGGTGGTGGCCAGCTTCTTCATCCAACGACGTCTGGTGCAGGGCATCAGCGGTGGCGCGGTCAAGTACTAG
- a CDS encoding ABC transporter ATP-binding protein: MAAVSFSQVTKSYGTATVVSGLNLDLDDGSITVLVGPSGCGKTTSLRMLAGLEAVTSGTISIGGRDVTRLEPKERDIAMVFQNYALYPHLTVRENIAFPLRAKRIPRAQALSRADDIAESLGLGHLLARKPKDLSGGQQQRVAIGRAIIREPAVFLFDEPLSNLDAKLRVETRTELLRLQRRLGITSLYVTHDQEEAMTLSDRIVVMRDGAIAQAGPPEQVYRSPADTFVATFVGSPKMNLVDGVVTAGELRTGSDLRIAIGGPDAAAVTVGIRPDDLELTADPGGSATVELVELLGPRAIVTVRAGERRLTSVVGVVALSSIPVGTAVRLAATPDAVHRFSVSTGERLA; this comes from the coding sequence ATGGCAGCAGTGAGCTTCTCCCAGGTCACCAAGTCCTACGGCACCGCGACGGTGGTGTCGGGACTTAACCTGGACCTCGACGACGGCAGCATCACGGTGCTCGTGGGCCCCTCCGGATGCGGCAAGACGACATCGCTGCGGATGCTGGCCGGCCTGGAGGCGGTCACCTCCGGAACCATCAGCATCGGCGGACGCGACGTCACCCGGCTGGAGCCCAAAGAGCGTGACATCGCGATGGTCTTCCAGAACTACGCGCTCTACCCGCACCTGACGGTGCGAGAGAACATCGCGTTCCCGTTGCGCGCCAAACGCATTCCCCGCGCACAAGCCTTGAGCCGGGCCGACGACATCGCCGAATCACTGGGGCTGGGTCACCTGCTTGCGCGCAAACCCAAGGATCTGTCCGGCGGGCAGCAGCAGCGTGTGGCGATCGGGCGGGCCATCATCCGGGAGCCCGCAGTGTTCCTGTTCGACGAGCCGCTGAGCAACCTCGATGCCAAATTGCGGGTGGAGACGCGCACCGAACTGCTGCGGTTGCAGCGCCGCCTCGGCATCACCTCGCTGTATGTCACCCACGATCAGGAGGAAGCGATGACGCTGTCGGACCGCATCGTGGTGATGCGCGACGGCGCCATCGCACAGGCCGGCCCGCCCGAGCAGGTCTACCGCAGTCCTGCAGACACATTCGTCGCGACGTTCGTCGGGAGCCCGAAGATGAACCTGGTCGACGGCGTCGTGACCGCCGGCGAACTGCGTACCGGGTCGGACCTGCGGATCGCCATCGGTGGTCCGGACGCGGCTGCGGTCACCGTCGGCATCCGCCCCGACGACCTGGAGCTGACGGCTGATCCCGGCGGATCAGCCACCGTCGAACTCGTCGAACTCCTCGGCCCCCGTGCGATCGTCACCGTGCGGGCCGGCGAGCGCCGCCTCACCAGCGTTGTCGGTGTCGTGGCACTGTCGTCGATCCCCGTCGGCACCGCCGTGCGACTGGCCGCCACACCCGATGCGGTGCATCGCTTCAGCGTCTCCACCGGCGAACGCCTGGCTTGA
- a CDS encoding carbohydrate ABC transporter permease translates to MRFTYGMLVPLLTLFGVAVGFPLCYALYLSVTDYRLTDRGTPDFVGAANFADALTNAAFWDAFGTTATYVLVAVSLELVLGFAIALALYQQRWAKDLARAIVLAPMFITPIAVGLIFRFLLNDQIGAVPALLHAIGTDYDFFGSGRALLTLAFIDVWQWTPFMVLLILAGLESMPKQPLEAARVDGAGPLYLLRRVLIPMLAPVLTVAVLLRGLDALRVFEYVYATTRGGPGTETETLQYFMYLEGIQFFRLAGASAMAFIVLVLVLALIVVAFRTMERSRAR, encoded by the coding sequence ATGAGATTCACCTACGGCATGCTGGTGCCGCTGCTGACTCTGTTCGGGGTGGCCGTCGGATTCCCGCTCTGCTACGCGCTGTACCTGTCGGTCACCGACTACCGGCTCACCGATCGCGGCACGCCTGATTTCGTCGGTGCCGCCAACTTCGCCGACGCACTGACCAATGCCGCGTTCTGGGATGCGTTCGGCACCACCGCAACCTACGTGCTGGTCGCGGTCAGCCTGGAACTGGTGCTGGGTTTCGCGATCGCGCTGGCGTTGTATCAGCAGCGCTGGGCCAAGGACCTGGCCCGCGCGATCGTGCTGGCTCCGATGTTCATCACCCCCATCGCGGTCGGGTTGATCTTCCGGTTCCTGCTCAACGACCAGATCGGCGCGGTGCCGGCATTGCTGCACGCCATCGGCACCGACTACGACTTCTTCGGTTCCGGCCGTGCGCTTCTCACCCTGGCATTCATCGACGTCTGGCAGTGGACGCCGTTCATGGTGCTGCTCATCCTGGCCGGCCTGGAGTCGATGCCCAAGCAACCCCTGGAGGCGGCCCGGGTGGACGGCGCGGGTCCGCTCTATCTGCTGCGCCGGGTGCTGATCCCGATGCTGGCGCCGGTGCTGACGGTGGCCGTGCTGCTGCGCGGGCTCGACGCGCTACGGGTGTTCGAGTACGTCTACGCCACCACCCGCGGTGGACCCGGCACCGAAACCGAAACCCTGCAGTACTTCATGTATCTGGAGGGCATCCAATTCTTCCGGCTCGCCGGGGCCAGTGCGATGGCGTTCATCGTGCTCGTGCTGGTGCTCGCGCTGATCGTGGTGGCATTCCGCACGATGGAAAGAAGCAGGGCCCGATGA
- a CDS encoding dienelactone hydrolase family protein, translating into MARLKKLYSALTRRGPHRVLRGDLAFAGVPGVVYTPAEGKNLPGVAFAHDWVTSADRYHDTLDHLASWGIVAAAPNTETGLAPSVLNLAYDLGTVLDVITGVRLGTGDISVHPGKLGVAGHGFGASAAVFAAAGMPDRIAAVFAAYPSVSSPAAVQPAASLTVPGVILADPGDPMSLRSNAVQLARVWKTATLRATRKLEAGGLVEGRRLATVVGLPGADKKTQRTVRALLSGYLRFMLAGDKTYRDFADADIDLPNTTALDPFSDDPVDLENKVVALLKP; encoded by the coding sequence GTGGCCCGCTTGAAGAAGCTCTATTCGGCGTTGACGCGCCGCGGCCCGCACCGCGTTCTGCGCGGTGACCTGGCCTTCGCCGGTGTTCCCGGTGTGGTCTACACCCCGGCCGAGGGCAAGAATCTGCCCGGCGTGGCCTTCGCTCACGATTGGGTCACATCCGCAGACCGCTACCACGACACACTCGACCATCTGGCGTCGTGGGGAATCGTGGCCGCGGCCCCGAACACCGAGACCGGGCTGGCGCCCTCGGTGCTGAATCTGGCCTACGACCTGGGCACCGTCCTGGACGTCATCACCGGGGTGCGACTGGGGACCGGCGACATCAGCGTGCACCCCGGCAAGCTCGGTGTCGCCGGACACGGTTTCGGCGCCTCGGCGGCGGTGTTCGCCGCAGCCGGGATGCCCGACCGGATCGCCGCGGTTTTCGCGGCGTATCCCTCGGTCAGCAGCCCGGCAGCGGTGCAACCCGCCGCGTCGCTGACTGTTCCCGGGGTGATCCTGGCCGACCCCGGTGACCCGATGTCGTTGCGCTCCAACGCCGTGCAGCTCGCGCGGGTGTGGAAGACCGCGACGTTGCGTGCCACCCGCAAGCTGGAGGCCGGTGGGCTGGTCGAGGGCCGGCGGCTGGCGACCGTGGTGGGCCTGCCCGGCGCCGACAAGAAGACCCAGCGCACGGTGCGTGCCCTGCTCAGCGGCTACCTGCGCTTCATGCTCGCCGGCGACAAAACCTACCGCGACTTCGCCGACGCGGACATCGACTTGCCCAACACGACGGCGCTGGACCCGTTCTCCGACGACCCGGTCGACCTGGAGAACAAAGTCGTGGCGCTGCTCAAGCCCTGA
- a CDS encoding ABC transporter substrate-binding protein: MKIPMFGRRPAKRPMAWAALTLAACLSIAGCAGSGGSEQQESSGLGEIPTDTSATVRVLMENVPDTDIVEGLVGRFNEKYPDIAINIETMTFDQMRDRLVSSFQSAQPAYDLIVVDNPWMDDFATAGFLEPLDARIESTPDYRPDDFFPSLTDITDVDGTTYGVPFYNYALGYIYNTGDLAEAGQQVPADLDALVATSQRLNTDGRAGIAMQPQRGYKVFEEWANWLFAAGGSIYDADGKPTLDTEQAARALDAYIETYRTAAPPNSLNWAFDEAFRSVSSGQAASMVGYNWNLPALNDPAGASGERAGQFALAPIPGGKSALGSWSWAIPANSAAPDAAWAFVSWVTSPDVDAQRVAQGGAVIRQGSLTDATVLADGYGEQYYQTVGEILADAAPLTQGTGGEEMIQAVGTELNEAVAGNKSVADALRDAQAAAERIQQ; encoded by the coding sequence ATGAAAATTCCGATGTTTGGCCGTCGGCCCGCGAAACGGCCGATGGCCTGGGCGGCGTTGACGCTGGCCGCCTGCCTCAGTATCGCCGGGTGCGCCGGCAGCGGCGGCTCCGAGCAGCAGGAGTCCTCCGGCCTCGGCGAGATCCCCACCGACACCTCGGCCACCGTCCGGGTCCTGATGGAGAACGTGCCCGACACCGACATCGTCGAAGGTCTGGTCGGTAGGTTCAACGAGAAGTACCCCGACATCGCGATCAACATCGAGACCATGACGTTCGACCAGATGCGCGACCGGCTGGTGTCGTCGTTCCAATCGGCCCAACCCGCCTACGACCTGATCGTGGTGGACAACCCGTGGATGGACGACTTCGCCACCGCCGGGTTCCTGGAGCCGCTGGACGCACGCATCGAATCAACCCCGGACTACCGTCCCGATGACTTCTTCCCGTCGCTGACCGACATCACCGACGTCGACGGCACCACCTACGGCGTACCGTTCTACAACTACGCGCTGGGCTACATCTACAACACAGGCGACCTGGCCGAGGCCGGCCAGCAGGTACCCGCCGACCTCGACGCGCTGGTCGCCACATCTCAGCGGCTCAACACCGATGGCCGCGCAGGGATCGCGATGCAGCCACAGCGGGGTTACAAGGTCTTCGAGGAGTGGGCCAACTGGCTGTTCGCCGCGGGCGGGTCGATCTATGACGCTGACGGCAAACCCACACTGGACACCGAGCAGGCCGCCCGCGCGCTGGATGCCTACATCGAGACCTACCGCACCGCAGCCCCGCCCAACAGCCTGAACTGGGCTTTCGACGAGGCATTCCGGTCGGTGTCGAGCGGTCAGGCCGCGAGCATGGTCGGCTACAACTGGAACCTGCCCGCACTCAACGACCCGGCGGGCGCCTCCGGCGAGCGGGCCGGACAGTTCGCGCTGGCCCCGATCCCAGGCGGCAAGTCCGCGCTGGGCTCGTGGAGCTGGGCCATCCCGGCGAACTCGGCAGCCCCGGACGCGGCATGGGCATTCGTGTCCTGGGTGACCTCCCCCGACGTCGACGCCCAACGCGTCGCCCAGGGCGGCGCGGTCATCCGGCAGGGTTCGCTGACCGACGCCACGGTGCTGGCCGACGGATACGGCGAGCAGTACTACCAAACGGTCGGTGAGATCCTGGCCGACGCGGCCCCGCTCACCCAGGGCACCGGCGGTGAGGAGATGATCCAGGCCGTGGGCACCGAACTCAACGAGGCGGTGGCCGGCAACAAGAGCGTCGCCGACGCCTTGCGCGACGCCCAGGCCGCAGCGGAGCGGATCCAGCAGTGA